A single window of Castor canadensis chromosome 3, mCasCan1.hap1v2, whole genome shotgun sequence DNA harbors:
- the LOC109676124 gene encoding granzyme B-like, which translates to MQLLLLLLAFFLPPMAKAGEIIGGHKAKPHSRPYMAYLQRLDNGFWKMCGGFLIQEDFVMTAAHCSGSSITVTLGAHNIKEQEKTQEVIPVKRAIPHPDFNHEVKSNDIMLLQLERKVKLTPAVQLLRLPRVTSQVKPGTVCSVAGWGWMTPTGKPSDKLREVQLKVMEDQVCKTSFTNYNSTYAMCAGDPKIRRASFHGDSGGPLVCHNVAQGIVSYGPIDRTAPQVFTKVSHFLQWIENTMNHR; encoded by the exons ATGCAGCTGCTCTTGCTCCTGTTGGCCTTCTTTCTGCCACCCATGGCAAAGGCAG GGGAGATCATCGGGGGACATAAGGCCAAGCCCCACTCCCGCCCCTACATGGCCTATCTTCAAAGATTGGATAATGGTTTTTGGAAGATGTGTGGTGGCTTCCTGATACAGGAGGACTTTGTGATGACAGCTGCTCACTGTTCAGGGAG CTCAATAACAGTCACCCTGGGCGCCCACAACATCAAGGAACAGGAAAAGACCCAGGAGGTCATCCCTGTGAAAAGAGCCATCCCCCACCCAGACTTTAATCATGAAGTCAAATCAAACGACATCATGTTATTGCAG CTGGAGAGAAAGGTCAAGCTGACTCCAGCTGTGCAGCTCCTCAGGCTGCCCAGAGTCACTTCCCAGGTGAAGCCAGGGACAGTGTGCAGTGTGGCCGGATGGGGGTGGATGACCCCAACAGGCAAACCTTCAGACAAACTGCGGGAGGTGCAGCTGAAAGTGATGGAGGACCAAGTGTGCAAGACCAGCTTTACTAATTACAACAGTACTTATGCTATGTGCGCGGGAGACCCAAAGATAAGACGTGCTTCCTTTCAC GGGGATTCTGGAGGCCCCCTGGTGtgccacaatgtagcccaggGCATTGTCTCCTATGGACCCATAGATAGGACAGCTCCACAAGTCTTCACCAAGGTCTCACATTTCCTACAATGGATAGAGAACACCATGAACCACCGCTAA